CGAAATCGAGGGCGAACTCAAGGACACCCTGCCCGCGGCCGGGGATCACGCGAAGCTTGCGCGTTCCGAGCCAGAACAGCACGAGAAGCACGACGACCATGAGCATACGGATCAACATGATCCGGTTCATCTCAAATGGTGTGCCTTCGAAGAGGACTGCCGGCGGGAAGAAGTCATTGAGAGTAGGACCGTGGAAGCCACCCTCCTCGGCACGAATAAGTCCGGGGGCAACGAGGTGCATAGCGTTAGCGAACAGGCCATTCTCCTGATTCGGGGCGCGGCGTCAGCCGCACGGCATCGAACGATGGTCGTGCGCCCTGCTCGCGGGCACTCAGAAATGGCGCCACGGGGCTGGGAACGAACTTATCCTAACAAGGTTTCACCCCGAGCGAAACTCGGGAGGGGCCCTCGCGGGTCAAGATTTTGCGGTGGCTGAGAATCTCCCCTCAAGCCCGCGCAGAATTACGGCAGATTTGCGCTGTATGGTACGCGTGCCTTGGCAACAATCACTGTGTCGATCACGATCGAGACAATTACTGTAGCCACGAGCGCGATGAACAGCATCTTCGGGTCAAGCCAGGGCTGATCTCGAAGGAGCAACGCGGCGACGACGAATGCAATGAGCTTCAGCACCCAGGTGCCCATGACGATCCCCATAAAGATCTGCAGGTAAACCGGACTCTGCACAAACCGGTTCGCGAACGCGATGCTTCCAACAGTGGCGAGCAACAGCGCTCCCCCAATTGCGGCCCCGATGAGCCCACCAACGAGGCCGTTCGTGCCACTCACCAGGAAACCGACGGCCGCAAACACGAGCATCGAGGCGACAGTCGCGATGATGCCCCAGCGCACACCGCGAAGCAGCATGGGCTGTGAAGATGGCATCGGGTACTCGCCGCTGCCATACGTGGAGGGTTCAAGCTCCGGCGACTGTGCGGGTTCGGGGTGCACAGGTGTGCTCACTCGGTGGTCCTTTCGTTGGGCGTCGCGCCGAGGTCTGCGCGTACGTCCGGGCCAGGTGCGGGGCCACCCCGCTCTTGTAACGCTACCAATCTGCGCTGCGCGAGTGCTGCGCGTACCCGGCTTGCCGGGAACCTGACGAGTAGTACGCCCGCCACGATGCCGACGACGAGCACGATCAGTGGCAGGGCGAAGCTCTGACTGGTGAAGACGAGCAAGCCCGCCACCGAGAGCACCGCGGTGCCGAGGTAGAAGATCGAAACCGCCTGGACCGGCGAGTGCCCCATATCTAGGAGGCGGTGGTGCAGGTGGAGGCGGTCTGCCTCGAACGGGCTCTTTCCGGCACGGAGGCGCCGAAGCACGGCGAGCACGAAGTCAGCCAACGGCATCGCGAGCACCGCGAATGGCAACAGGATGGGAATGTAGCTCGCAAGCACGAGCTTAAGATCGAGGGCCGCGGGATCGAGGTCGCCCGTGACCGAGACCGTCGACGTCGCCATGAGCAGGCCGACAAGCAGGGCTCCCGTATCGCCCATAAACATTCGTGCGTGATGCCAATTGAACGGGATGAAGCCCACGCAGATCCCGACGAGCACGAGGGCAATCAGGCTCGCGAATGTCACTGCCTGTGAGTTGCCAAGCTGCGAGTTGAGGATGAGCGTATAGACGAAGAATGTCCCGCTCGCGATGATCGCCACACCTGCAACGAGGCCATCAAGGCCATCGACGAAGTTGACAGCGTTCATCACAAGGGTAATGAGGAACACGGTGAGCACGAAGTTCACAGTTGACGAGCCGATGACAAGGGTGTCCCCGATAGGAATCGAGACGATCTGCACGCCGTTCCAGGCGAGCACGCCCGAGGCGAGGAGCTGGGCACCGAGCTTGATCATCCAGTCCAGGTCGAGCAAGTCATCGAGAAACCCGATCACTGCGATAAGCAGGCATGCCCCGATGAGCGCCCACATTTTCAAGCCGTCCCTGAAGAGCCCCTGGAACTCGGGAAACAGGGCTGCGGCGCCGAGCCCAGCAAGCAACCCAATGAACATCGCGACGCCGCCAAGGCGCGGAGTCGGGTTCTTGTGCACATCTCGCTCTCGCACTTCCGGCGCCAGCTTGAAGCGCCTGGCGAGCCGCAGCACGCCGAACGACGCCGCCGCGGTCACGACGACCGCCACCGCGAACACCGGAAGGTAGGGGAACATGACTAGTCGCTGACTCGCGGCGCCTCAGAATTCTCATCGCCCTTGGAAGCATCCTCGCCACCCGAGGGCGCGGGCTTCACCTCACGCACTGGCTCGGCCCCGCCCGCAGGCTCAGACTCGGCTTCAGTCTCAGCGAGCGGAGTCGCTGAAGGGGCTGGCTGCTCGAGGACTGTAGCGTCCGGGAGTACTCGTTGCAGGTCCGCAACAGTGATGCTGCCCTGCCGCAGTACCCGCACCGTTCCGGTGCCGTCACCACCGAGAAGCGTGGCGTCGATAATCGTGGAGGCTTCACCGCGGGCATCCCCGCCGTCGAGGTACACGGCGATCGAGTCGCCGAGCATGTCACGCGCCTCCTGTGCGGAACCAGCCGCTGGCAGACCAGTCTTGTTCGCCGAGGAAACCGCCAGCGGCCCAGTCTCCTGCAAAAGCTCGCGCGCGAATTCGTTTCCTGGGATCCTCAGCGCAACGGTTCCGCCAGTCTCGCCGAGATCCCAGCTGAGCGACGGATTCGCTTGCGTAATGATGGTGAGGGCGCCAGGCCAGAAAGCGTCAGCGAGGTCGTGGAGCGCCTCGGTCGCTTCGGCAGCAAGGGCCGCAAGGGTAACGACGTTTGGAATGAGCACCGGCGGGGGCGACTGCCTTCCGCGCCCCTTCGCATCAAGCAGTCGCTGCACGGCCTCGGGCGAGAACGCGTCAGCCGCAACGCCGTAGACGGTGTCTGTGGGCATGACGATGAGTTCGCCCCGGCCGAGCGACTGGCGAGCGAGTCTCGTCCCCTGCAGCAATTGGGCGCCGTCTGAACAGTCAAATACCTCGGACATAGTTCGCAATTCTACTTCAGTGCGGTTGTGGCGCGGTCGCGGCCCGTGAGATCTGGATGAGTGGCGGCAGCACGCCACCCATCGGCGGCGAGCAGCTCGCGAATCGCCGCCCCCTGCCCCTCGGCGTGTTCGAGCACAAGCGCGCCACCAGGGGCCAGCAGGTTCGCTGCGATACGGCTGATGATCCTGATCACATCGAGCCCGTCGTCGCCCCCATACAACGCGAGATCAGGATCGTGGTCGCGCACCTCAGGGTCCCGCGGCACCATTGCGGCGGGCACGTACGGCGGGTTCGACACAACCACGTTGACTCGCCCGGCGAGCCGCGCCGGGGCGAGCCTGCCCGGAACGAAGTCTGCGAGGTCTCCGTGAATGAGCTCGACCCGACCATCGCCAAGCGCTACGACGTTCTCGGCGGCCCAGGCGTGAGCGTCGGTACTCTTCTCGACCGCCCAGACACGCGCGGTTGGCACTTCTGCTGCGAGGGCGAGCGCAATGGCGCCTGAGCCTGTACACAGGTCGACGGCGAGCGGCTCCGGCGTCGGGGCGAGCGTAAGCGCGTCGATCGCGAACTGAGCGACAGTCTCAGTCTCTGGCCGAGGCACGAACACGCCAGGGCCGACACGTAGCTCGAGAGACCTGAACGGCGCCTTCCCTGTCAGATGCTGCAGCGGCAGTCGCGAGGCGCGGAGTTCAGCGAGGTCGCGCAGCCGGTCTCCCTCAGCCTCCGTCAGACGCTCACCCATGATCGCCAGCGCCTGTACCCTGCCGCGGCTCACATCAAGCACATGAGCGACGAGCAGCTCGGCGTCGACCTCTGGGTCGACGATCCCCGCCTCCGAGAACCTGTCGCGCATCACGCGAAGAACTTGGTCGACCTGGGGTCCGAATGCGTCAGTCACTTGCTCATTCTCTCGCACGGGGCCTCACCGCCACGCAGACTTCGCGACTTCGGGAATACCCATTCGCGTAAGGCGTTGTAACACAACGAGCATGAGCATAAGCATTCAGAAAGTTTCAGATAACCTGGTGGCATAACTCACCTACGCTGAACCACATCACGACACGGAGGTCATTCCGCATGGCTCGCATTCACGACAACATCACCCAGGCGTTTGGCAACACTCCCCTGGTCCGCCTCAACCGCGTGACCGACGGCGCTGAAGCCGAAGTGCTTGCAAAGCTCGAGTTCTACAACCCCGCCGGGAGCGTGAAGGACCGCATTGGTGTCGCGATCATCGATGCCGCTGAGCAGTCGGGAGAGCTGAAGCCTGGCGGCACAATCGTCGAGGGCACGAGCGGCAACACAGGCATCGCACTCGCATTCGTTGGCGCAGCGCGCGGCTACAAGGTCATTTTGACGATGCCCGAGACCATGAGCGTTGAACGCCGCAAGCTGCTCGCAGCTTACGGCGCAGAAATCGTTCTCACCGAGGGCCCCCTCGGCATGAAGGGCGCGGTCGCAAAGGCTGAAGAGATCGTCGCGAACACGCCTGGGGCGATCCTTGCGAAGCAGTTCGGCAACCCCGCGAACCCCGCAATTCACCGAGCAACCACCGGCCCCGAGATTTGGAACGACACCGACGGCACGGTCGACATCTTTGTTGCAGGCATCGGCACGGGTGGAACGATTACCGGCGCGGGCGGCTACCTCAAGGAACAGAACCCCGGCGTTCAGGTGATCGCCGTCGAGCCGATCGATTCGCCCCTGCTGACTGAGGGCACAGCTGGCCCCCACAAGATTCAGGGCCTTGGCGCGAACTTCGTCCCCGACATCCTCGACCGTGACGTCTATGACGAGGTCATCGACGTAGCCCTGCCCGACGCGATTGCGAAGGCACGCGCACTCGGCACCGACGAGGGCGTGCTCGCCGGCATCTCTGGCGGCGCAGCAGTGTGGGCCGCTGTCGAGGTCGCGAAGCGTCCCGAGAACGCAGGCAAGAAGATCGTCGTCATCGTCCCTGACTTTGGCGAGCGCTACTTCTCGACGGTGCTCTACGAGGATCTCGCAGTTTGAACCTGATTTCACGTATTCGTGAGGACATCTCGTCGGCCCGCGCGCACGATCCAGCTGCGCGCGGGCCGGTTGAGGTGTTCTTTCTGTACTCGGGCCTGCACGCGGTGTGGTGGCACCGCGTCTCGCATGCCCTCTGGAAGAAGGGGATGCGATTCTTGCCACGCGCAATCTCGCAGATCACTCGCTTCTTCACAGGAATTGAGATCCATCCGGGCGCGACAATCGGCCGCCGCCTCTTTATCGACCACGGCATGGGCATTGTCATCGGCGAAACTGCAGAGGTCGGCGACGACGTGCTGATCTACCACGGCGTCACGCTCGGCGGCACGGGCCACCAAAGCGGCAAACGTCACCCGACTGTCGGAGACAGAGTCGTCCTTGGCGCCGGAGCAAAGCTTCTCGGTGACATCGTCATCGGTTCGGATTCCGCGGTTGGGGCGAACGCCGTGGTCGTTCGCTCGGCCGAGCCGTGGACGACACTCACCGGAATTCCCGCTTCGGGCAGGCCCCGCCGGGGCGCCCCTGTCGCGGAGCACCCAAACACTGCCGGGTTCTACGTCATCTAGCAACACGTCTCTGGGGGAACGGACCGAGCCCCCGACGCAATCGTCCATGTCCTTAACCCATAAAGGAACCTGAATCCTCAGTTCGCGTACGTGAACGTACCGACATGGCTTACGCCGGTTACACGAACGGTGGCTTGGATAATGTCGCCCGTCCTTGATCTGTCGCTCACAGCGTCGACAGCATCTTCAGACCGATGAACTGGAAATGGATGCGCTCAACGATCCGCACGCTGAGCGCGAAGACGTAATCCAGTATCTCCGAGATGAGGTCGCCGCGGGGATGCCGCACATCGCCGTCGCCACAGCCGAGCCGTTCGCACACCTCGCAAGAGTGGGCAGTGCAGCGCGCACTGCCCACCCTTTTTTGTTGCCCGTACGCTGCCACCAACGGCAATGAAGCAGGAGGCACCATTGAGTTATCGAGTTGCAATGGATATCGGCGGCACGTTTACAGACATCGTCGTACACAACACTGAAACGGGCACTCTGCGCGCCTCAAAGGCAGACACGACCCCGGCTGATCTGACAGAGGGCGTGCTCACCGCTATCGCGCAGCTAGAGGTGCCACCCGCAGAGATCCTCTCGTTTGTTCACGGCACGACCCAAGGGCTCAATGCGCTGCTTGAGCGACGGGGGTCACGGACACTTCTCGTGACGACGAGCGGCATGGGCGACGTCTATCGGATTGCACGCGGCAACCGCACCCGGATGTTTGACATTCACTACCGCAAGCCAGAACCCCTTGTGAGCCGCGAGGACACCGTCGAGGTTGGCGGCAGGCTCCGCTACGACGGCAGCGAACTGCACCCGCTCGACGAGGAATCCGTCCGGGCGGCCGCAGCGGTGGCTCGAGCGGGCGGCTACGAGGCTGTCGCAGTCTGTCTGCTGTTCGCGTACGCAAACGAGGCGCACGAGCTAGCGGCCGAGGCGATTCTCCGCGAGGAGCTCGGCGACGAGGTCGCAGTCGTGCTCTCGCACCGCGTCGCCCGAGAGTGGCGCGAGTACGAGCGGACGTCATCGACGGTGCTCGAGGCGTACACGGGCCCCGTTGTTCGCCGCTACCTCGCGCGCATCGAGGACAGGTTCGCGGGCGAGGGGATCACGAGCGGCGTGCAGGTCATGCAGTCGTCTGGCGGCATCGTCGGGGCAGGTTTCGCAGCCGAGCACCCGTTGCAGACGCTGCTCTCGGGCCCTGTTGGCGGCACGGCGGGCGGAGTCGCACTCATGCAGCTCCTCGGACGCGAGAACGCGATCTGCGTCGACATGGGTGGCACCTCGTTTGACGCCTCGCTCGTGATCGATGGTCAGCCAGACATTTCGACCGACGGTGAGGCCGACGGGTTCCCCGTTCTCATGCCGCTCGTGAATCTGCACACGATCGGTGCAGGAGGCGGCTCAGTGGCATTTTCTGAGTCTGGCGCGCTGCGGGTTGGACCGCGCTCAGCCGGCGCCCAGCCGGGGCCAGCCTGCTATGGTCGTGGCGGCACCGAGCCGACTGTGACCGACGCGAACGCCGTGCTCGGCCGTGTTGATCCCGAGCATTTCGCTGGCGGCAGGTTCGCGCTCGATGTTGTCGCTTCGGAGCGCGCAATTTCGGGGCTCGCCGCTGAGTTCGAAATGACGACGCCCGATCTCGCCGAGGGAATCCTTGACATCGCGAACGCGAAGATGGCGCAGGCGATCCGCACGCTGACAGTCGACCACGGGCGTGAGCCCGGCGACTTCTCACTCGTCGCCTTCGGCGGCGCGGGCCCGATGCACGCCGAAGCGATCGCGCGGGAGCTCGGCGTACACGAGGTACTCATTCCCGAGTTTCCGGGTGCGTTCTCGGCATGGGGCATGCTCGGCTCAGATGTGCGTCGCGACCTGAGCACGCAGTACTACGTGCACGAGGATCAGCTTGACACCGTGCACCTCGGCGACGCGCTGCAGGGGCTCGTTGCCGCCGCCGATGCCGAGCTCGCCGAGCAGGGTGTGCGTGAGGAGCTCCGCCGGTTCGAGCGGGCGATCGATATGCGTTACGAAGGCCAGGACTACACGCTGACTGTGCCACTCGAAGACGGCGAAGAGCCGGGTCAGGCTGGGTTCACGGCAGTGATTTCAGCACGCTACAGCGACCAGCACAGGCGGCGCTACGGGCACTCGACGCCCGAGGCAAAGGTCGAGTGCGTCAGCCTCCGAGTCACGGGCCTCGGCACCAACGAGTTCGGTCACCTCACGGGCGAGCGCTACCGCGAGGACGCCATCGGGGAGCGAAGCGCTCAGGTCAGATTCGATGGCGCGGTTTGGGAGACCCCGATCCGGCGCCGCGATGCACTCCCTGTCGGCGAGACAATACCGGGCCCCATGCTCATCGTCGAAGACACGACCACAACGGTCGTATCACCCCGCGCGTCAATCCGACGCGAAACTCTCGGACATCTCACCATGGAGGTGCAGGCATGACACTCTCAATCGACCCCGTACGCACGGAGATCATTCGCAGCGCACTGCTGCAGGCCGCCGAAGACATGAACACGACCCTCATTCGGTCGGCCTACACTCCTACGATCTACGAGGCAAAAGACTGCGCTGTCGCGATTATGGACCGCAACCACCAGGTCCTCGGACAGTCGAGTGGCCTGCCGATCTTCCTTGGCAACCTCGAGGAGGTCACACGAGACACCGAGGAGCGCTTCGGCCGTAACGTGTGGGAGCCCGGCGACGTCTGGGTACTCAACGACGCATACATTGCCGGTGCTCACCTCAACGACGTCACGGTCTTCGGGCCCGTGTTCGAACGCGTCGACGGCGGTGAGCTCATCGGCTTCGCGGCCAGCCGCGCGCACTGGATTGATCTCGGATCGAAGGATCCCGGTGGGTCGATGGATTCGACATCCATCTATCAGGAGGGCCTCCGGCTCGGCGCGACCCGGATTTACGCCGGCGGGGAGCCCGTCGAAGAGGTACTGCGGCTCATCGCCACGAACTCACGATTCCCCGAGCCGCTGCTCGGCGACTTGCGCGCACAAACAGCGTGCATTCGCACAGGGGCAGATCGCATGCGCGAGATCGTGTCGCGGTGGGGGCTCGACCTTGTACACGCCGCGCGCGACGCGTTCTTCGCGCAGACTGAGCGGCTCGAAGCCGCAGCACTCGCCGGGCTCCCCGATGGCGAGTACATGGCTGAGGGCACACTCGACAACGACGGGATTGACTTCGAAACCCCGATCCTGATCCGCGTGCGCGTGCGCGTCTCGGCAGGTCGCATCGCCATCGACCTCACCGAATCTGCTGACCAGACACGCGGCCCGGTCAACTGCGGTGCCGCCCAGGCAGTCGCCGCGTGCCGTGTCGCCTACAAGGCCCTCCTCAGCCCCGACGTGGCGCTCAACGGCGGGTCGTTTCAGCATCTCGACGTCACCGTGCGCCAGGGGTCGGTGCTCGCCGCGGTCGAGCCGGCTCCCGTGCAGTACTACTACTCGCATTTGGGCTTGCTCATCGACCTCGTGACCCGTGCGCTCGCAGAGGCGATGCCTGACGCTGTCGCCGCCGCGAGCTACGGCGACTCCCTCATCGTGCAGATGATGGGCTTCGACCCCCGAACCGGCAGAGACTTCCTGTCCCAGGAAGCAACCGTTGGCGGGTGGGGTGCGTGGAGTGGAAGCGATGGCGAAACCGCGCTCATAAACAACGTCAACGGCTCGCTCCGAGATATGCCTGTAGAGGTACTCGAAACACTGTTCCCAGTGCGCGTCGATCGCTACGAGGTACGCGAGGGGTCTGGTGGCGCTGGCGAGTTCCGCGGCGGCGACGGCGTCATCCGCGAGTACACGTTCGAAGCTGACCAAGATCTGTCACTCTGGTGGGAGCGATCAGTAACGCCAGCCTGGGGGCTCTTCGGAGGTGAAGCAGGCGCCGCGCCACGCGTGACGCTCAACCCCGGCACGCCACAGGAACGCTCGCTCCTCAAAGCGAATGCCATGCGTGTTGCTGCTGGCGACGTGCTGCGCTGCGAGTCAGGCGGTGGCGGCGGCTTCGGAGCCGCCTAACCGCTACTCGCGCCGCACCCGGCTACCACGGCTGAGTGCGGCGCGAGCGGCGCGCCGCGTGGTTTCGCTACTCGTCGAGTACGCGCCGTGCCGCGATGTGGATCGCAAGCCTGTGGCCCGGGTTCGACGGGTCAATACCGAGACCGCGAACCCGTTCGAGTCGCGCCGTCACTGTATTTCTGTGAACTCCAAGCACCTGGGCTACCTGAGCGGGTCTGTCGTTGTGGTCGAGTGACACAACAAGGGTCTTCAGCAGTGCCCCGTCGCGATCGACCTCAAGAAGTGGCTTGAGCAACGCCCTCGCAGCGACCTCGGCGTCAGCGCCGAGCAGCGCTGGCAGCGCCGCCTCTGGGGTGAGGCCCTCTGAGAACATCACAAGGCTCGGCGTGCTCTGCGCGATATACGCGGCCCGGTCTGCCTCAGCTAGTGCGGGTTCGGGCGGCTCGGTCGATTCGCAGGCCGTCGAAACGCCGACGGCGATGCGAGCGACTCTCGGATCCGCTGCGACAAGCTGCGCGATAGTGGCCTGCGCGACTTTCTGTTCCCCCGTCAGGGGCACGGCGAAGAAGACCGCCCAGCCGTCACCGTGCGGTGACGCAAACGCTTGGGTAGCAAGCTCAGATACCCGTGCAAGCACGAGCTCGTCAAGGGCGGCGCTCCTGCCGCCGGATGCGAGCAGTTTCGCAGCGCGATACCTTGAGCCGAGCGGCCAGCCGCCGGCAGCAAGCCCGCCACGCAGCTTCTCGCTTGGCGCACCGTCTGCCGCCATGACGGCTGCCAACAGAGTTTCTGCCCGCGAAACGTCACGCCCGAAGGCGATGTGTCTGAGCGCTGCCCACGATGTGAGCGGAGCGATTGCGAGGCGCGCCACTGTCGCGGCAGTAGCGTTGCTTGCATCGCGCTCCCCCGGGCCGCGCCGAGGTCTTCCGACGAGTCGCGCTTGAAACCGCGGGTCTGGAAACGGGACGCGAACGTGAAGTTCGTGCGACCCTGCCTCGCTGACGCGTTGCTCACCGGCGACATGTGCGCCTGCGTGATCGGTCAGCGCAAACTCGTGGTCGGGAAGCAGCCGGTGGAGCGTTGCGAGAGCGCGGCGCGGGCTCATCTTGGCGACGCCAAATGCACGAGCCGCTTCCGCGAGAGTTCCGGCTTCAGAGGCTTCATCGGTTGCGATGATCGCCGCGAACCTCACAGTCGCGTCGAGGACACCAGTGTCGAGCGTGATGAGGGCGACCCCGAGCCTGGCTGCGAGCTCGGCGGGCTCTGGCCCCGTCACGTCGGCTGCGCTGATAACGACGCACGAGACTGCGCGTTCCCACGCGAGCCTGATCCCCCGTTCCAGCCGCCACGCTTCGCGCGTCGCATCCCCGGTGAGTACGAGCGCGCAGCCGGCGGCTACCGAGAGGATGTCTGCGTGGTTGTCAACGACCCGCACGCTGTCGACCCGGGTATCGACTGGGCCGTTGAGCGTGACGGGAGTGCCCAGACGAACCGCGAGTTCTCTGACAGTGAGACTATGTGGCATTTCCCTCAACTTTCATCGTGTCGTCGCTGAGCACAGACCACGCAGCGGGCAGCTCGACGGCGACAAGGTCGACGCGCATGCCCGGCAGGCAGCGCTCGGGATCGAGGACCTCGCCGCTCTCTGAAATAACAAAGAGCTCTTGTGTTGGTGACTGTAGCGGCACCCCGTCAGCGAGCGCGCCCAGGTATGCCTCGTCTGCGTCGACCCTGATGCGCCGGGCAGAACCTGATACGCGACGCTCAGTCATGAGAATGCTGATCCGCTCGCTGCCCGCGGGCCCGTGCTCGATGTTGGTGATCGTCGCCCGCAATAGCGTGCGGTGCGCGACCCCGGCAAGCTCATTGCCCGGTTCAGCGTCAAGGTAGCGCGCAATCGTGCCCGGGTTCGCGTGCTCGCGCAGCTCGCTACCCGTCACGGGGTAGCCTGCGAAGAACACCCAGCCGCCACTCGCGCCGACAAGCCGAGGCACAATCTCCGAGACCCTGCCCGTCGTGCCCTCGAGCACAGTGGTTTCGCCGAACGGCGACGCGACCGCGCACGGCCCCATCTCGACCCCGGCGAGGGTAAACAGCGTATCTTCGACTGTCGGGCGCACCCTGCCGCACCCGTCGGCATCCACGAGTTCGATCCCGAGGGCCGCCGCCGCAGCGAGGGCGAGTACGGCGTTCTCCCCCGCGGTATTGATAGGCAGCACACCCCGTACTCGGGTTCCGATGGTGCGCTCGAGTGCCCTGAGCGCCCGAACAGGCTCCGTTCCATTGGGGAGGTTCTCGGCGAGGGCCGTCGGCGAGCCGACAACCGTCACAACCGCATACATCGCGTCATCGGCGACCGCTGCCGGGGCAGTGAGCGTAACAGCCCGGGTATCGAGTTCTGCCTCGGCCCAGTCTCCAAGTACCTGCAGAGCAGCACTGTTCACTCCGCTCGCAAACGGCCGGGCACCGCGCACCAAGCGCGCAACATCGCCTCGCCGCAGCACCCCCGTCACGCTGGTGCCCCGCTCACGCGAACCCGTACTGTGTCGACGGGGTCTGAGACGTACGCCAACGGGCGGACGTCTGCAGAGCTTCTCGGCTCTGGCGATGGTGCGGCGCCAGCAAGCGTTGCGCGGGTGACGGCTTCTTCGACAAGCGCGAGCGTCTGCTCAGCAGCGGCGTGGGTTCCTAGACCGCGCCGCAGCACGCGCTCAATCAGCACAGTCACCCTTCCCTGGGTCGCACCGAACGCTATCGCCCACTGCAGAAAGCCTGAGAGGCCTGCGGGCTCGGCTCCGCTTGCTGCCGCGTCACCGATGGCCACGACGGGGTAGCCTGGCCGGCGCGCAAGCATACGTCGCACCAAAGGTGAGGTCGCAGGATCGGCGCCGGCGCCCAGCGGCAATTCGACGCTGTCGAGAGCAAGGTGGTTGTGCGTTACGCCCCACAGCTGCTCGACGTCGGCTCGATCGGGTTCGCCGCCTGTCACGCCGACAAGGGTTGTGCTGTCGTCGCGCGCACTCACCAGAATGAAGTCAGTGTGCCCGGTCACCCGGCTCACACCCAGCACCGCCGCACGAACAACCCCGTGAAACACGCCAAGCGGCTGTCGCACAAACTCTGCGGCTGAGCCGAAGCCTCCCATGCCGTGCGCGAATCCAAGGTCGCTGTCTGGGAACGCACGCCGGGCATCGGCCACAACGGCCTCGGCCCAAGACGTGAGCCCCAGGTTCAGGGCCGCCGCATGCTCACGCTCACGCACTCCCGTTCCCCCAAGCTCGTGTGCAACCTCAACGTGGAGCCCGAGCTCCGTGCGCAGCACGCCGGCTGCGGTGCGTTCAAGCCACGGCGCCGACGGCGCTCCCGCAGCACTGACGACGAGCCGTGACGCGCCAGCTGCCACGACCCCGGATGCAGCCTCGCAGAGCTGCGTCGGATCGGCTGGAAGCTTGTGGTTCCCGACGAAGTCGCTGCCTCCGGGCACCTCAGCGCTCCGCGCC
Above is a window of Leucobacter aridicollis DNA encoding:
- a CDS encoding 3-oxoacyl-ACP reductase, with protein sequence MSTPVHPEPAQSPELEPSTYGSGEYPMPSSQPMLLRGVRWGIIATVASMLVFAAVGFLVSGTNGLVGGLIGAAIGGALLLATVGSIAFANRFVQSPVYLQIFMGIVMGTWVLKLIAFVVAALLLRDQPWLDPKMLFIALVATVIVSIVIDTVIVAKARVPYSANLP
- a CDS encoding MraY family glycosyltransferase, which produces MFPYLPVFAVAVVVTAAASFGVLRLARRFKLAPEVRERDVHKNPTPRLGGVAMFIGLLAGLGAAALFPEFQGLFRDGLKMWALIGACLLIAVIGFLDDLLDLDWMIKLGAQLLASGVLAWNGVQIVSIPIGDTLVIGSSTVNFVLTVFLITLVMNAVNFVDGLDGLVAGVAIIASGTFFVYTLILNSQLGNSQAVTFASLIALVLVGICVGFIPFNWHHARMFMGDTGALLVGLLMATSTVSVTGDLDPAALDLKLVLASYIPILLPFAVLAMPLADFVLAVLRRLRAGKSPFEADRLHLHHRLLDMGHSPVQAVSIFYLGTAVLSVAGLLVFTSQSFALPLIVLVVGIVAGVLLVRFPASRVRAALAQRRLVALQERGGPAPGPDVRADLGATPNERTTE
- a CDS encoding L-threonylcarbamoyladenylate synthase; translated protein: MSEVFDCSDGAQLLQGTRLARQSLGRGELIVMPTDTVYGVAADAFSPEAVQRLLDAKGRGRQSPPPVLIPNVVTLAALAAEATEALHDLADAFWPGALTIITQANPSLSWDLGETGGTVALRIPGNEFARELLQETGPLAVSSANKTGLPAAGSAQEARDMLGDSIAVYLDGGDARGEASTIIDATLLGGDGTGTVRVLRQGSITVADLQRVLPDATVLEQPAPSATPLAETEAESEPAGGAEPVREVKPAPSGGEDASKGDENSEAPRVSD
- the prmC gene encoding peptide chain release factor N(5)-glutamine methyltransferase codes for the protein MRDRFSEAGIVDPEVDAELLVAHVLDVSRGRVQALAIMGERLTEAEGDRLRDLAELRASRLPLQHLTGKAPFRSLELRVGPGVFVPRPETETVAQFAIDALTLAPTPEPLAVDLCTGSGAIALALAAEVPTARVWAVEKSTDAHAWAAENVVALGDGRVELIHGDLADFVPGRLAPARLAGRVNVVVSNPPYVPAAMVPRDPEVRDHDPDLALYGGDDGLDVIRIISRIAANLLAPGGALVLEHAEGQGAAIRELLAADGWRAAATHPDLTGRDRATTALK
- the cysK gene encoding cysteine synthase A — translated: MARIHDNITQAFGNTPLVRLNRVTDGAEAEVLAKLEFYNPAGSVKDRIGVAIIDAAEQSGELKPGGTIVEGTSGNTGIALAFVGAARGYKVILTMPETMSVERRKLLAAYGAEIVLTEGPLGMKGAVAKAEEIVANTPGAILAKQFGNPANPAIHRATTGPEIWNDTDGTVDIFVAGIGTGGTITGAGGYLKEQNPGVQVIAVEPIDSPLLTEGTAGPHKIQGLGANFVPDILDRDVYDEVIDVALPDAIAKARALGTDEGVLAGISGGAAVWAAVEVAKRPENAGKKIVVIVPDFGERYFSTVLYEDLAV
- the epsC gene encoding serine O-acetyltransferase EpsC, which encodes MNLISRIREDISSARAHDPAARGPVEVFFLYSGLHAVWWHRVSHALWKKGMRFLPRAISQITRFFTGIEIHPGATIGRRLFIDHGMGIVIGETAEVGDDVLIYHGVTLGGTGHQSGKRHPTVGDRVVLGAGAKLLGDIVIGSDSAVGANAVVVRSAEPWTTLTGIPASGRPRRGAPVAEHPNTAGFYVI
- a CDS encoding hydantoinase/oxoprolinase family protein; translation: MKQEAPLSYRVAMDIGGTFTDIVVHNTETGTLRASKADTTPADLTEGVLTAIAQLEVPPAEILSFVHGTTQGLNALLERRGSRTLLVTTSGMGDVYRIARGNRTRMFDIHYRKPEPLVSREDTVEVGGRLRYDGSELHPLDEESVRAAAAVARAGGYEAVAVCLLFAYANEAHELAAEAILREELGDEVAVVLSHRVAREWREYERTSSTVLEAYTGPVVRRYLARIEDRFAGEGITSGVQVMQSSGGIVGAGFAAEHPLQTLLSGPVGGTAGGVALMQLLGRENAICVDMGGTSFDASLVIDGQPDISTDGEADGFPVLMPLVNLHTIGAGGGSVAFSESGALRVGPRSAGAQPGPACYGRGGTEPTVTDANAVLGRVDPEHFAGGRFALDVVASERAISGLAAEFEMTTPDLAEGILDIANAKMAQAIRTLTVDHGREPGDFSLVAFGGAGPMHAEAIARELGVHEVLIPEFPGAFSAWGMLGSDVRRDLSTQYYVHEDQLDTVHLGDALQGLVAAADAELAEQGVREELRRFERAIDMRYEGQDYTLTVPLEDGEEPGQAGFTAVISARYSDQHRRRYGHSTPEAKVECVSLRVTGLGTNEFGHLTGERYREDAIGERSAQVRFDGAVWETPIRRRDALPVGETIPGPMLIVEDTTTTVVSPRASIRRETLGHLTMEVQA